A region of the Acidobacteriota bacterium genome:
AGCCGAGACCGGCGGGCCCGCGCCCAGGCTGCGGCACGCGTGGCGAGAAGGGCCGCCGCCGAGATCAGCGCCAGGAGTCCCGCGGCGGCCGGCACCATCCCGGCGCCCGTTCCGGCGCGTGCCGCGCCGGCCAGGAGCGACAGCGACACCGGCCAAGCCACCAGCGCGGTGGGGCGGGCGAAGGCGAAGGCCGCGCCTTCCGCCAGCGCGAGCGCCGAGGGGCGCACCGGCAGCAAAGCCGTGGCCCTCCGCCCCGCGGCGTCCCGTCGAGGCTCGTCGAACACGGCGGCGAGCACGCCCAGGACGAGCCCGGCGTCGGCGAGCCGGGAGGCGACGAGGGCCGCACCGGCCGCGTCTCCCGTCGCGGCGAGAGCGCCCGCGGTGAGCGCGCCGACGAGCCCCAGGCCGCTCGAAGCGACGAGCAGGAGGAGCGCTGCGAGGAGATCGGAGACGCCCGCGGCCGCGGCACCCGCGGCCCGCGCGGTACCGAGCGCCGCGCGCCATCGCGCCCGCAGGCGCGTCGCCTCGAGCGCCCAGAGAGCGATGACCTGCGATCTCATCGGACGCGGTACCAGGGCAGCGCCGGAGCGGCCGCCGCCGTCCCGCCGGCCGCGAGCACCGCCGACTCGAGGTCGCCGTAGGCGGCAGCGATCTCCGCCAGGCTTCCACCGGCGATCAGCCGGCCGCTCTCGAGGATCGCCACGTCGCTGGCGATCGCCTCGACGAGGGGAATCACATGCGACGTCACCAGGACGGCGGCGCCCCGGCTCCGCAGCTCCCCCAACAGCTCCCTGATCGTGCGTGCGGACAGGGGGTCGACGCCTTCGAACGGCTCGTCGAGAAAAAGCACCGGCGGCGCGTGGAGGAGCGCGGCGGCGAGCGCCGCTTTCTTCCGTTCGCCGCGCGAGCATCCGGCCACCGGACGGTCGAGCGAATCCTGGAGGCGGAGCGCTGCGGCCAGCTCTTCGATGCGGCGGTCCGCTTCTCCCCGGGGAATTCCCCGCAGGCGCGCGACCGCCAAGAGGTTCTCCCTGCCCGTCAGCTCGTCGTAGAGCACCGGGAAGTCGGGCACGGCCCCGATCGTCTCGCGCAGGCGGCGCCCGTCCCGCACCGGATCGAGCCCCGCGACCCGCACCGTCCCCGCGTCGGGACGGAGGAGTCCGCACAGCAGCCGCAGCGCCGTCGATTTTCCGGCTCCGTTCGGTCCGACCAGGGCGAGACAACGGCCCCAGCGGAGATCGAGATCGATCCCATCCAGGGCGAGAACGCAGCCGAACCGGCGCGTCAGCCCGCGAGCGGTGACGGCCGGATCGTCCGAAAAGGGATTGGGCGTAGTGGCGGCCACGAGGCCAATGTAAGGCTCCCGGCGGGGCCGGGAGCCGGTCTCCAGGCGGGACCGGGCCCGATGGGGGGATAATGAGCGTCCCGCCGTGGCGTTCGGCGGGAGGGGGTTCGCGGCCCCCGGGGAGTCCCGATGAGAACCCTGGCTCGCGGTCTTCCTCGGTCCACCCCCATGGCTTGGACCGCCGTCTGGCTCGCCGCCGCCGCCGTTCTCGCCGCACCGCCCCCGGAGCGAACCGCGGCTTCCGGCGCGCGTCTCGAGGGTGTGGCGCTCGATCCTCTGGGGCGGGCCATCGCCGGAGTCGAGATCCGCCTCGTTCCGGAACGGCGCGAGGGCGACTGGCCGTTTCTCGTGACCGCGCGCACCGGCCGGGACGGCCGCTTCGCGCTGGCGGGGCTCCGGCCCGGTGCCTACCGGTTGATCGCCGTGAAGGGGGGCTACGCGGTCCTCGTCGGCGAGATCGACACGATGCTGCGCCGGTCGCTGGAGCTGGTGCTCCATCCGGCGGGCCCGCCGGGCCGGGCTGGCTCGCGTCCCCCGGACGGCGCCTGGGCGCTGAGGCTGCCGGAGCGTGACCGCCTCGAGGCGCGGCGAGGGTGGCCGGAGCGGGCGGACCCGACCGGGTCGGCCGCCGCCGGAAAGGCTCCGTTGGTGGTGGAGGTGGCCGTCTCCCAGCGGGACGCCGTCACTCCGGAGGCGGGCGCCGGGGTCAGCGGTGGAATGGCGGGCACGTTCGATCTTTCGGGCAACAAGCGCCTGGCCTTCTCGGCCCAGCACCGCGAGGAGGGGTTCGACGCTTCGCTCCGCGACGACGCCGACGCTCTGGTGTTGCGGTTCGGGGGCAGCACGGGTTCGGGCGCACCGTTCGAAACGCAGCTCGAGATGCGCCGTGAGGCCAGAACCCGCGGGCCGGCTTCCGGCCGTCCCGGGATCGAGGCCGGATCCGGCGGCGCCCGGCTGGTGGTGGCGTATCGGGCTCCGGGGAGCGGGCTCGTGCTGCGCGGAGAGGCCGCGGGGATCCGCGCGCGGTTCTCGCCCGGCGATCCGGCCGATCGAAGCGCGAGCGCGGCTCGGTTCGCGATGGCCCTGTCGCGCGAGTGGACGGCCGGCGGACGGCGGACGTGGTTCGAGGCCACCGTCCGCCATGCCGGCGGGCCGGCTCCCGATCCGGAGCACCCGGCCGCTCCGGTCGTGGCCGCCGGGTTCGCCGTGCCCGGCCGGACGACCCTCGAGGATTCCTCCGGAAGCTCCCTGGAGTTGCGCGTGGGGCAGAGGTGGTCCGCGGCCGCCGGCCGGGCCGAGCTGCGCGCCGGGCTGGCCGCGCGCGGGGAGCGGGGCTCCGCCTTCGGAACCGCCCCCCGGGCCGGGATGAGTCTGGGCTTCAGCTACCGCCTCGCACCGGCGTGGGTGGTGACCGTCGACGGCGGCGTCCGGGCCGAGGCGGGCGGCCGGGCCGCCCCCGCCTTCCGGGTCGGCCTATCCGGCCGCGCCGGGCGCGTGGAATGGTCCCTGTCCAGGGTCATGCGCACGGGGCCGGCTCCGTGGGCGGGCGACGCGGAGGGTGCCGTCCCCGAGCCGTATCTGCCCCTGATCGGGGCCTCGACCGCCCGTGTCGACGACTGGATCATCGAGGCGGGATGGCCCGCCACGCACCGGCGGCCCGGATTCCGGATCCGGGGCGCGCTCTTCGGAGCACGAGGCGATCTGCTCCCCGCCCTCCCCGGCGACGTCCCGCTTCTTCCCGTGGCCTGGGACGCCTCCGCCTCGGGCGCTCTGCTCGATCTCGCTTTCGAGCACCGGCCGACCGGAACGCACGTCGAGCTCACGTGGGAGACGCTCGAGGACCGCGGCGGCCTGCTCGCCGGTCTCGACGAGTGGACTCGGAGCGAGGTCAGGGTGAGGCAGCGGATCGGTGACGCGTTCGGCGATCGGGCGACCTGCCACCTCCTGCTGGGGATCGAGCGCTCCGGCGTCGGCCCGCGCGCGGACGCGGGGCGGCGCGCGCTGCTCGCCCGGCGGCGGGTCTCGGGCGGCGTCGCGGTGGCCTTCTGAGAGACACCCGATGTCGACGCGCCCCGTCCGGTTCGCCCACCTCCTCGCCCTTGCCGGTGCCGTGGTTCTCTGCGCCGTGTCGGCCGCGAGGACGTGGCACGAGGTTCGCCCGTGGACCGGGATCGAAGTGGGGCGCCCCGCGGGGCAAGGGGTCGCGATCGCGCGCGTCGCCACCGGATCCCCTGCCGAGCAGGCGGGCCTCGCGGCGGGGGACGTGCTGGTGGAGATCGGTGGTCTTCCCGTCTCGAGCACCCTCGCCGCCACCGACGCCATGCTCCGGCTCTCCCCGGAGGAGCCGGTCGGGGTCGCGGTTCGGCGCGGCGGGGAGCGGCTCGCCGTTCGGATCCGACCGGAGGCGCGATCGCGGTGGCAGCGGGACCGGATCGTCGGGTCGGCCGTGGCCGTCCTGTTCTGCCTCGGAGCGATCGCGGTTTTCCTGCGCCCCCGGGGGACGCGGGCGGACACGGTCTACGCCCTGTGGTGCCTGTCGGGGGCGCTGTTGTTCGGGGTGTCGTGGTCCGACCGGGGAACGGCGCTGGACTGGCTGCTCTTCTGGGTGGATCGCTGCGCTCGGCTGTCGTTCCCAGCGCTCTGGATGCACCTCGTGCTGGCGTTGCGGCTCCCTGCGGAGCGCCGCCGCCGGTGGCTGCCGGCCGTCTACGCCCCGGCGGCGTCCCTCCTGCTCGCCGAGGTGCACCTCGTCGGATTGGGCGGCGCCTTGCGGTGGGGCGACGGCGCGGTGGGCGTGATCGACCGCTTGCAGGGACGGATCGAGTTCGCTTGGCTGGCGGCCGGTCTCGTGGCGGGGATCGCCCTCCTGGCGCCGGGGGCGGTGCGCGCGCGGCGGCTGAAGGAAAGGGCGCGCGCGCGGTGGATGCTCGCGGGCACCGTGTCCGGGCTCCTTCCGTTCCTCGCCGTTTCGGCGCTGCCGCGATTGGCCGTGGGACGGGAGCCCTCCTGGAGCTGGTTGGCCCTCCCCCTGCTGGCGCTGGTGCCGCTGACCTTCACTCCCGCGGTCATCGAATACCGGCTGATGGACCTGGCGCTGTTCGGGCGCCGGGCCCTGGCCGGTTTCGGGATGCTCTCCTTGTCCCTGGTTCTGTTCCTCGGGTTCCACAGCGTCGCCCGCGCGGTCCTGCCGGCGGTGATGAAGCCGGCGGGTGTGGTTCCCGCGCTGGTCGCCGCACTTCTCACCGCAGCCCTCGCCCCGGCGGTGCGGGCGGGAACGCGGGACCTCGTGAGCCGGCTCTACTACCGCCGTCGGTACAGCTTCCGAAGAGCTCTGGCCCGCGTCGCGCGCGACCTCACGCGCGAACTGGAGCTCGATCGCCTCACCCGGGTCCTCCAGGCGAGGGTCGGAGAGGCGCTGGACGCGACGCCCGTTTGGCTTCTCTTGATCGGTGAGGGCGGCAGCCTGGTTCACCCCGTGTCGGGGCGCCCGGTGCGCGCCCGGCTGCCCGGCGCGCTGCTCCCGCGCCTTCGCCAAGGGGAGACGGTCTCGCTCGCCGACGTCCCGTCAGCTCCGGCGACGATGCCCCTGCTGCACCGGGCCGGAGTGCAGGTTCTGGTCCCGCTGCGTGTGGAGGAGGAGCCGATAGCCGTCCTCGCCGTGGGGGCCCGGCGAGCGGGCCGGCTCCTGGACACCGACGATCTGGAGCTGCTGCGGACGGTGGCGGCCCACGCCGCGTCCGCCGTGGCGGGGGCCCGCCACCTCGCCCGGCTTCGTGAACAGATCGAACTCGTGCAGCGGCTCCGGGCCCGGACCGAAGCGATCGTCACCTCCAGCCCGATCGGGCTGGCGATGATCGACGAGGAAGGCATCGTTCGGCACTGGAACCCGGCGCTCGAGCGCCTTTTCGGCCGGCCGCGGCAGGAGGTTCTCGGTCGCCGGTACTCGGAGGTCCTGCCGGCCTCCGTGCGAGCCCTCGTCCGCTCGGCGCTG
Encoded here:
- a CDS encoding carboxypeptidase regulatory-like domain-containing protein, with translation MRTLARGLPRSTPMAWTAVWLAAAAVLAAPPPERTAASGARLEGVALDPLGRAIAGVEIRLVPERREGDWPFLVTARTGRDGRFALAGLRPGAYRLIAVKGGYAVLVGEIDTMLRRSLELVLHPAGPPGRAGSRPPDGAWALRLPERDRLEARRGWPERADPTGSAAAGKAPLVVEVAVSQRDAVTPEAGAGVSGGMAGTFDLSGNKRLAFSAQHREEGFDASLRDDADALVLRFGGSTGSGAPFETQLEMRREARTRGPASGRPGIEAGSGGARLVVAYRAPGSGLVLRGEAAGIRARFSPGDPADRSASAARFAMALSREWTAGGRRTWFEATVRHAGGPAPDPEHPAAPVVAAGFAVPGRTTLEDSSGSSLELRVGQRWSAAAGRAELRAGLAARGERGSAFGTAPRAGMSLGFSYRLAPAWVVTVDGGVRAEAGGRAAPAFRVGLSGRAGRVEWSLSRVMRTGPAPWAGDAEGAVPEPYLPLIGASTARVDDWIIEAGWPATHRRPGFRIRGALFGARGDLLPALPGDVPLLPVAWDASASGALLDLAFEHRPTGTHVELTWETLEDRGGLLAGLDEWTRSEVRVRQRIGDAFGDRATCHLLLGIERSGVGPRADAGRRALLARRRVSGGVAVAF
- a CDS encoding PAS domain S-box protein — translated: MSTRPVRFAHLLALAGAVVLCAVSAARTWHEVRPWTGIEVGRPAGQGVAIARVATGSPAEQAGLAAGDVLVEIGGLPVSSTLAATDAMLRLSPEEPVGVAVRRGGERLAVRIRPEARSRWQRDRIVGSAVAVLFCLGAIAVFLRPRGTRADTVYALWCLSGALLFGVSWSDRGTALDWLLFWVDRCARLSFPALWMHLVLALRLPAERRRRWLPAVYAPAASLLLAEVHLVGLGGALRWGDGAVGVIDRLQGRIEFAWLAAGLVAGIALLAPGAVRARRLKERARARWMLAGTVSGLLPFLAVSALPRLAVGREPSWSWLALPLLALVPLTFTPAVIEYRLMDLALFGRRALAGFGMLSLSLVLFLGFHSVARAVLPAVMKPAGVVPALVAALLTAALAPAVRAGTRDLVSRLYYRRRYSFRRALARVARDLTRELELDRLTRVLQARVGEALDATPVWLLLIGEGGSLVHPVSGRPVRARLPGALLPRLRQGETVSLADVPSAPATMPLLHRAGVQVLVPLRVEEEPIAVLAVGARRAGRLLDTDDLELLRTVAAHAASAVAGARHLARLREQIELVQRLRARTEAIVTSSPIGLAMIDEEGIVRHWNPALERLFGRPRQEVLGRRYSEVLPASVRALVRSALASTAAAGERAFRVRIDAAAAGGEERIVNLAVSPVRGPSGREGWLVTVDDVTERVRLEERLIQQDRLASVGLLAAGVAHEVNTPLTGISSFAQILLEETRPEDPRRPLLEKIVAQAERASRIARGLLTISRPSGSGRLALGPVDLGELAEETVGLLGPQIRRANATVRVERSGGAVVVEGDRSRLQQVVMNLLLNALDAIRPGGVVSVDCRLSGDGRALLEVADDGVGIPEEVRSRIFDPFFTTKSGGRGTGLGLSISYAIVREHGGELVAESEPGRGTRMRVLLPAFERAASGRRAARAAEGRA
- a CDS encoding ABC transporter ATP-binding protein — protein: MERHTLETRAGSRGSLRGRCGENGGGGEPDGGPSHGGGPRKTASQGSHRDSPGAANPLPPNATAGRSLSPHRARSRLETGSRPRREPYIGLVAATTPNPFSDDPAVTARGLTRRFGCVLALDGIDLDLRWGRCLALVGPNGAGKSTALRLLCGLLRPDAGTVRVAGLDPVRDGRRLRETIGAVPDFPVLYDELTGRENLLAVARLRGIPRGEADRRIEELAAALRLQDSLDRPVAGCSRGERKKAALAAALLHAPPVLFLDEPFEGVDPLSARTIRELLGELRSRGAAVLVTSHVIPLVEAIASDVAILESGRLIAGGSLAEIAAAYGDLESAVLAAGGTAAAAPALPWYRVR